A region of the Paraburkholderia flava genome:
CTTGCCCGGATAGGTGTTGATGTCGCCGACCGCGAAGATGCCCGGCACGTTCGTCTGGAATTTTTCGGTGTCGACGCCGATCTGTTTGCGCTCGATGCCGAGTCCCCATTGCGCGATCGGGCCCAGTTGCGGCGACAGTCCGAAGAACACCAGCAGGTGATCGAGTTCGAGCGTGCGCGTGACGCCGTCGCCGCCCGTCACCTTGAGCCGGTGCAGCGCATCGCCGCGATCCTCGAAACCGTTGACCTGGCCGATCAGGCATTGCATCGACATCTCGTCGCACAGCGCGCGCATCTTCGCGACCGACGCCGGCGCCGCGCGGAAATCGTCGCGGCGGTGCACGAGCACGACGCTCTGCGCGACGTCGACGAGATTGAGCGCCCAGTCGAGCGCCGAATCGCCGCCGCCGCAGATCACGATGTCCTTGTCGCGAAAGAGTTCCGGGTCGCGTACCCGGTAGAACAGTTGCCGCCCATGATGCCGGTCGATGCCGGCGACCTTCAGCGTACGCGGCTGGAACGAGCCGACGCCGGCGGCGATGAAGATCGTCTTCGCGATGAATTCGGTGTTGCGGCTCGTCCGTACGAAGAAGCGGCCGTCGTCGAGTCGTTCGACGATCTGCACTTCCTGGCTCAGGTGAAACGTCGCGCCGAACGGCTCGATCTGTTTCATCAGGTTGTCGGCGAGTTCCTGGCCGGTGCACATCGGCACGGCGGGAATATCGTAGATCGGTTTGTCGGGGTACAGCTCGACGCATTGCCCACCGACGACGGGCAGCGAATCGATCACATGTGCGCGGATTTCCAATAGGCCCAGCTCGAACACCTGGAAGAGGCCGACCGGCCCGGCACCGACGATCAATGCGTCGGTCTCGATGGGCGTTGGCGGTTCGGCGGGGGTGACGTGCTGGGTCGGACGGTCGGCGACCTCGTTCATGGGGTTCTCCTGCTTCGGATTTCAGATGAGTGGAAGGAACGACAGCGGTACAGCGATGCGTCGCTCGCCCGGCTCAGCGCTCGAGCAGCGACAGCTTGCCGGTCACGTCCTTCCACGCATCGGCGTCGGGCAACGGCGGCCCGGCTTTCGTCAGCGTAGGGAACACGACGGCGAGTTCGGCATTCAGCCCGACGAAAGCTTCCTGACCGGCAGGCAGATCGTCTTCGGCGTAAATTGCATTGACGGGGCACTCCGGAATGCACACCGCACAGTCGATGCATTCGTCGGGGTCGATCACGAGCATGTTGGGTCCGGCATGAAAGCAGTCCACCGGACAGACATCGACGCAATCGGTATAGCGGCAGCGGATGCAGGCTTCGGTCACGACATGAGTCATGGCAAGACTCCTTCGACAGGGTGCTGAGCGCGTGAAATGGCGCGGCGCAGCATTGGCGCGTGTAGGGGAAAAGACGTTGCGCAGTCTATTTTGATCGAGTAGATTTCAATCAAGTTTGGTGTAGCGGATACTACACGAATGGTAAGTGACCGCAACATTTTTCAAAATTGAAAATGCGGCGTGTCATAGAAAAGTGCCATGAAACAAGGTACTTTTTCGCCACGCAGGAC
Encoded here:
- the fdxA gene encoding ferredoxin FdxA is translated as MTHVVTEACIRCRYTDCVDVCPVDCFHAGPNMLVIDPDECIDCAVCIPECPVNAIYAEDDLPAGQEAFVGLNAELAVVFPTLTKAGPPLPDADAWKDVTGKLSLLER
- a CDS encoding NAD(P)/FAD-dependent oxidoreductase → MNEVADRPTQHVTPAEPPTPIETDALIVGAGPVGLFQVFELGLLEIRAHVIDSLPVVGGQCVELYPDKPIYDIPAVPMCTGQELADNLMKQIEPFGATFHLSQEVQIVERLDDGRFFVRTSRNTEFIAKTIFIAAGVGSFQPRTLKVAGIDRHHGRQLFYRVRDPELFRDKDIVICGGGDSALDWALNLVDVAQSVVLVHRRDDFRAAPASVAKMRALCDEMSMQCLIGQVNGFEDRGDALHRLKVTGGDGVTRTLELDHLLVFFGLSPQLGPIAQWGLGIERKQIGVDTEKFQTNVPGIFAVGDINTYPGKKKLILSGFHEAALAAFGAAPYIFPDKKIHMQYTTTSTKLHKVLGVETPVFD